In Dreissena polymorpha isolate Duluth1 unplaced genomic scaffold, UMN_Dpol_1.0 chrUn009, whole genome shotgun sequence, one DNA window encodes the following:
- the LOC127863471 gene encoding collagen alpha-1(XII) chain-like — translation MHHNFAVAGCVLLAGSMYCACADIDTAACQLMFARNPNICDDPNVGHTACPKFCNFCPLQCYDCNATALDYHQCDQTTFCAEEQVCMLKQLSSFFDGHNEYEMKCEEKKVCDGYGLSFSFGRRDVASRDLSVSCCDTDLCNYPQQPTTTTSTTTTANPSTTKATRSTTTAPIITTDHGSVCEVDLVFVIDESTSTAHDRSDIIHFMRYVVTRLPVGPQGVHVGVGTFNTTSRERFALNDHTSMGDVVAAIDDVRFGGGHGDINAGLRYAVNNALTPAGGDRPYAPNVVVIVTDDGARDATEFSALETELHSKSKNVIVIEVNSVIFQHLSTDRLHTFHIKEADDVDHVQNQVVNLICMNSNK, via the exons ATGCACCATAACTTCGCAGTCGCCGGTTGTGTTCTTCTGGCCGGAAGTATGTATTGCGCATGCGCCGACATTGACACCGCGGCCTGCCAGCTCATGTTCGCTAGGAACCCGAACATATGCGACGATCCCAACGTAGGCCACACTGCTTGTCCAAAATTCTGCAACTTTTGTC CCCTACAATGCTATGACTGCAACGCCACCGCGCTCGACTACCACCAATGCGACCAAACTACTTTCTGTGCGGAAGAGCAG GTGTGCATGCTGAAACAGCTGAGCTCATTCTTCGACGGTCATAACGAGTATGAAATGAAGTGTGAGGAAAAGAAG GTCTGTGACGGGTACGGTCTCTCTTTCTCGTTCGGTCGTCGGGACGTGGCCTCTCGAGATCTGTCGGTCTCCTGCTGCGATACGGACCTATGTAACTACCCGCAACAGCCGACCACGACAACATCCACGACGACAACAGCTAATCCTTCAACGACAAAAGCTACGCGTTCGACGACAACGGCGCCGATAATAACAACAGATCACG GATCTGTGTGCGAAGTAGACCTCGTCTTCGTCATTGACGAATCAACGTCCACGGCCCATGACCGGTCCGACATTATCCACTTTATGCGCTACGTTGTGACCCGACTTCCGGTTGGCCCACAGGGTGTGCACGTCGGCGTCGGCACGTTCAACACAACGTCTCGCGAGCGGTTCGCCTTAAACGATCACACGTCCATGGGAGACGTTGTGGCGGCGATCGACGACGTCAGGTTTGGGGGTGGTCACGGTGACATTAACGCTGGGCTACGTTACGCCGTAAACAACGCGCTGACACCGGCCGGCGGCGACAGACCGTACGCACCCAACGTGGTTGTTATTGTCACAGATGACGGCGCCCGCGATGCAACCGAATTTAGCGCTTTGGAAACCGAGCTGCACTCCAAAAGCAAAAATGTGATTGTCATTGAGGTGAATTCCGTTATTTTCCAGCACCTGAGTACCGACCGTCTTCACACGTTTCACATCAAGGAAGCGGACGATGTGGACCACGTCCAAAACCAAGTTGTcaatttaatttgcatgaatTCTAATAAGTAG